CGAGGCGCTCGTGCGGCGCACGGCGACGCTCCTGTCCGAGGCGGGTGCTCCGGCGCTCGGTGTCATCAGCCGGGCGCCGGCTCGCGCGATCGCGGCACTCGACGGCTTGTCGGGGGAGACGCTGAAGCGAGGTGTGGCGGCGCTTGAGCGTGAGCCGGCCATTCTTTCGATGTCCGGCGACCTTGCGCGCCGCGCGGTCGCGACCGAGGCGCGCCTGCCGGGTGTCGGCGCGACCATTGTCGGCTCGCTTGGTGATGACGGCGCGCGAATCGCATCGCAGCTCACCGAGGCACAGGGAGTGTCGATGGCCCGATGGTCGAAGGATGTCGCATCACTTCCCGCGAAGGAGCGGGGGAGTGTGCTCGCAGCGCTTGAGAAGCGACCCGGCGTGGTCCTCGACTATCTCGATCGCCACCCTGGCGTGCTCGTCGGTGCTGCGGCCATTTCGGCGGCGGCGGTCATCGAGATCACCGCGCTGGTGAGCGGGCAGGAGGGACCGGTGTCCGCGGCGGTCCGAGGTGGGACGAAGATCGCCGAGGAGGCGCTGTCGACACCTTTGGCGATCATCGTCACGCTGGCGGGCGTCGCCCTCGTGGCGCTCGGATCCCTTTGGTTCCTGCCGAGCGTGCTCAGGCGCTGGAGGCGCGCGGCGCCCGCCGAGTGAAGCCCTCGGCCAGCTCGGTCAGCAGGCGCACGCCCCATCCCGTGGGACCGGTGACATGGAGGTCGGTCTCGCGTTCGACGCTGTCGACTCCAGCGATGTCAATATGGGTCCAGGGGATGTCGTCGTCGACAAAGAAGCTCAGGAACGCGGCGCCCTGGATCGGATGAGCGCTGCGCTGCGGATTCGAGTTGATGAGATCGGCGTGCTGGCCACGCATGAAGTCGCGGTGCTCCTTCCAGAGCGGCAGGCGCCAGATGCGCTCCCCGCTCTCCGACGAGGCTTCTTCCAGTCGGCGACGAAGAGAGTCATCCTCGCAGAAGTACCCCGCGCTGAAGTGCCCAAGCGCCACCACGACGCCGCCGGTGAGCGTGGCGATGTCGACGATGGCGGTCGGCTCGATCGAGCGGCATGCGTAACTCAGGGCGTCGGCAAGCACCAGTCGTCCCTCGGCGTCGGTGTTCGTCACCTCCACCGTCACGCCGTTGTGCATGGTGATGATGTCATCGGGGCGATAGGCGTCGCCGCCAATCATGTTCTCCGCGACCGCAAGGATGCCAGTCACGCGGACGGGGAGCTTCGCCGTCGCGATCGCCTGCATGGCGCCGAGCACGGCCATGCCGCCCATCTTGTCGTACTTCATCCCCTTCATGCCGTTGTTCACCTTCAGGCTGTAGCCGCCGGTGTCGTAGGTGATGGTCTTGCCGACCAGCACGAGGTGTTCGCCGCGGGCGCCGGGTGCGGGCTTTCGCGGCGTGTGGGTGAGCATGACGAGCGCCGGCTTGCTGACGCTCGCGCGACCGACATTGACGAGCCCGCCCATGCCGAGGCGCTGCGCCTGCGTCGCATCGATCACCTTGAAGCCGAGTCCGTGCGACTTCGCGAGCGCCCGCGAGGTGCGCACGACCCACTCCGGATGGCAGATGTTCGGCGGCGTGGCGCCGAGGCGACGCGTGAGGTTGACAGCGTCGCCAAGTTGGAGACCGCGCTGAAGCCCGGCGTCGAAGTCGGCATGGCCGCTGGCGAGGGCGAGCGGCGGCAGCGGGGCATGTCGACGCGAGGCCTTGCCGTCGAACTCATCGAATCGCCAGTTGGCAAGCGCCATGCCCTCGCCAAAGGCGTGACCAAGGCGCTCGAGGTCGATGGCCTCCTTGCGCGAGCGGGCGGGCCACTCGGGAAGCTCGATCGTTGCGGCATGGACCCCCATGCGATCGAGCGCCCGGACCAGTTTCGCGCCTACGCGACGGAACGACGCGGTCGTGAAGGCCTCTTCGGCACCAAGGCCGACCGCCACGCCGTCCCGTCCGAGGGCGATGGTCTCGCCGATATCTCCCTTGAAGCCTGCGGTGTCAAGCGCGCGGAGCCGGAGCTGTTCGACGGAAGTTCCCCCTTCGAGCGCACGACCCTTTCCACGACGGCTCTTGCGGGCGACGGCGCTGCCTTGTGCGCCCTTGGCACGGCCGCGTCCGGTCGAGGCGGAACCCCTGGAGAAGATGGTGACGACTGGCAGCGCCTTG
This region of Phycisphaeraceae bacterium genomic DNA includes:
- a CDS encoding leucyl aminopeptidase family protein, whose amino-acid sequence is MFKSISIRSVSKALPVVTIFSRGSASTGRGRAKGAQGSAVARKSRRGKGRALEGGTSVEQLRLRALDTAGFKGDIGETIALGRDGVAVGLGAEEAFTTASFRRVGAKLVRALDRMGVHAATIELPEWPARSRKEAIDLERLGHAFGEGMALANWRFDEFDGKASRRHAPLPPLALASGHADFDAGLQRGLQLGDAVNLTRRLGATPPNICHPEWVVRTSRALAKSHGLGFKVIDATQAQRLGMGGLVNVGRASVSKPALVMLTHTPRKPAPGARGEHLVLVGKTITYDTGGYSLKVNNGMKGMKYDKMGGMAVLGAMQAIATAKLPVRVTGILAVAENMIGGDAYRPDDIITMHNGVTVEVTNTDAEGRLVLADALSYACRSIEPTAIVDIATLTGGVVVALGHFSAGYFCEDDSLRRRLEEASSESGERIWRLPLWKEHRDFMRGQHADLINSNPQRSAHPIQGAAFLSFFVDDDIPWTHIDIAGVDSVERETDLHVTGPTGWGVRLLTELAEGFTRRAPRASSA